A window from Vulcanimicrobium alpinum encodes these proteins:
- a CDS encoding epoxide hydrolase family protein, with product MRAQESPAVRPFSVSIDEPVLAEMRARLARTRWPDAIDGAGWAYGTDETYLRELVVHWRDGFDWRAQEQRINGFEHAIVTVDGLAIHTMHARSSAPDAIPLLMLHGWPSTFVQMLDIVPLLTPYFHVVVPSLPGFGFSPPSRTPGMHVGRIAGAFVMLMASLGYARFGARSSDLGAGVLQQMALDDPGVLIGLHLSGTNPYIGYVPDDLSPAEQTFVADAQRWNQTEMAYAMMHSSKPQTVAVALNDSPAGLASWIVEKFWRWSDDGGDLGSRFTFDQLLTNLTIYWATQTINSSMRLYYETARATLAYGHVDVPTAMLMSDRDLFPTPREWAARQYNVVRWTKIDRGGHFLEWEEPRLVADDLIATFAPARTAPSR from the coding sequence ATGCGCGCGCAGGAGAGTCCCGCGGTACGGCCCTTCTCGGTGTCGATCGACGAACCGGTGCTGGCGGAGATGCGTGCGCGCCTGGCGCGCACGCGCTGGCCGGATGCGATCGACGGCGCAGGTTGGGCGTACGGCACCGACGAGACCTATTTGCGCGAACTGGTCGTCCACTGGCGCGACGGCTTCGATTGGCGCGCGCAGGAGCAACGGATCAACGGCTTCGAGCACGCGATCGTGACGGTCGACGGTCTGGCAATTCACACGATGCATGCGCGCAGCAGTGCACCCGATGCGATCCCGCTCCTGATGCTGCACGGCTGGCCGAGCACGTTCGTGCAGATGCTCGACATCGTCCCGCTGCTCACGCCGTACTTTCACGTCGTCGTCCCGTCGCTGCCGGGATTCGGTTTCTCGCCGCCGTCGCGCACGCCGGGAATGCACGTCGGACGGATCGCCGGTGCGTTCGTCATGCTCATGGCGTCGCTCGGCTACGCGCGCTTCGGGGCGCGCAGCAGCGACTTGGGTGCCGGCGTTCTGCAGCAGATGGCGCTCGACGATCCCGGCGTCCTCATCGGCCTGCACCTCTCCGGAACGAACCCGTACATCGGGTACGTCCCCGACGATCTTTCGCCTGCGGAGCAGACGTTCGTCGCCGACGCGCAGCGATGGAACCAAACCGAGATGGCCTATGCGATGATGCATTCGAGCAAGCCTCAGACCGTCGCGGTCGCGCTGAACGACTCGCCGGCCGGGTTGGCGTCGTGGATCGTGGAGAAGTTCTGGCGCTGGAGCGACGACGGCGGCGACCTCGGCTCGCGGTTCACGTTCGACCAGCTCCTGACGAACCTGACGATCTATTGGGCGACGCAGACGATCAATTCGTCGATGCGCCTCTATTACGAAACGGCGCGCGCGACGCTGGCATACGGACACGTCGACGTACCCACCGCGATGCTGATGTCCGATCGCGACTTGTTTCCGACGCCGCGTGAATGGGCTGCGCGTCAGTACAACGTGGTGCGCTGGACGAAGATCGACCGCGGCGGCCATTTCCTCGAATGGGAAGAGCCCCGCCTCGTCGCCGACGATCTCATCGCAACCTTCGCCCCGGCACGGACCGCTCCGTCACGCTGA